A genomic segment from Janibacter sp. DB-40 encodes:
- a CDS encoding glycerophosphodiester phosphodiesterase has translation MSYGIQGQPLAIAHRGGALIAPENTLAAFAMSTALGLGYLESDVRLTADGELVCFHDEVLDRCTTGRGRVSAHTSDQLRAHVRVAGTERIPTLEEALEAFPDACFTVDLKERAAIAPMARLLQRRDYAERVCVAGAWDGWLQLLASQVPHVRTALGWRSLAALLSASTVGLQPPAVTVAGRFAHLPIRLGRLPVHSPSLVRRAHRLGVRVVVWTVNEPALMDELLDMGVDGIITDRPDILRTVLIRRGAWAPMRGTRPGGDTRAVPEPTRRGPDGHSRRGDLASGRRVI, from the coding sequence ATGAGCTACGGCATCCAGGGTCAGCCACTGGCCATCGCCCACCGTGGCGGTGCCCTCATCGCTCCTGAGAACACCCTGGCGGCCTTCGCGATGTCGACCGCTCTCGGACTGGGTTACCTCGAGAGCGACGTCCGGCTCACCGCGGACGGGGAACTGGTCTGCTTCCACGACGAGGTGCTCGACCGCTGCACCACGGGACGAGGTCGGGTCTCCGCCCACACGAGCGACCAGCTGCGCGCGCACGTGCGGGTGGCGGGTACGGAGCGCATCCCGACCCTCGAGGAGGCGCTGGAGGCCTTCCCGGATGCCTGCTTCACGGTCGACCTGAAGGAACGAGCCGCCATCGCGCCCATGGCCCGGCTCCTCCAGCGCCGGGACTACGCGGAGCGGGTCTGCGTCGCCGGCGCCTGGGACGGCTGGCTGCAACTCCTGGCGTCACAGGTGCCGCACGTCCGCACCGCCCTGGGGTGGCGGTCCCTGGCCGCGCTCCTCTCCGCGTCGACGGTGGGCCTCCAACCGCCGGCCGTGACCGTGGCCGGACGCTTCGCACACCTCCCGATCCGGCTCGGGCGTCTCCCGGTGCACTCGCCCTCGCTCGTGCGACGGGCCCACCGTCTGGGTGTGCGGGTCGTGGTGTGGACGGTCAACGAACCGGCCCTGATGGACGAGCTGTTGGACATGGGAGTGGACGGGATCATCACCGACCGGCCGGACATCCTGCGCACCGTCCTGATTCGCCGGGGGGCGTGGGCACCGATGCGGGGGACGAGGCCGGGCGGGGACACCCGGGCCGTCCCGGAACCCACCCGTCGCGGGCCGGACGGGCACTCCCGGAGAGGCGATTTGGCGTCGGGTCGACGGGTGATCTAA
- a CDS encoding phage holin family protein, translating into MSNDSATSTPAERAAHRVVGQPAPGETERTVGQLVADASHDISSLIQNEIQLAKTEVSRGVSFGGKGAAFLGVAAFLALLGLIFLFHTLAQVIAVWLPVWAGYLIVTLVLFLIAAVLGLLGVKAMKKAKANAVPQRAIRNAQESMTAIKPGS; encoded by the coding sequence ATGAGCAACGACAGCGCCACCAGCACCCCCGCCGAGCGAGCCGCCCACCGCGTCGTCGGGCAGCCGGCCCCTGGGGAGACCGAGCGGACCGTCGGTCAGCTCGTCGCCGACGCCTCGCACGACATCTCCTCCCTGATCCAGAACGAGATCCAGCTCGCCAAGACCGAGGTCTCCCGGGGCGTCTCCTTCGGCGGCAAGGGCGCGGCCTTCCTCGGCGTCGCGGCCTTCCTCGCCCTGCTCGGGCTGATCTTCCTCTTCCACACCCTCGCCCAGGTGATCGCCGTCTGGCTGCCGGTGTGGGCGGGCTACCTGATCGTGACGCTGGTCCTCTTCCTCATCGCAGCGGTCCTCGGTCTCCTGGGGGTCAAGGCCATGAAGAAGGCCAAGGCGAACGCGGTGCCGCAGCGGGCCATCCGCAACGCGCAGGAGTCGATGACGGCCATCAAGCCGGGCAGCTGA
- a CDS encoding alpha/beta hydrolase: protein MGSGPLVLFVHGYPQFWWAWRFQLPAVAAAGYRAVALDLRGFGASDKPPTGYDGPTACDDLAAVVRSLGADRAVFVGHGLGAWFTWGMPALHPDVTAAIAPVDVPHPAVFHRAMWRHPLQWRSNGNLRAMQAPFAPGRQATTVGRRLHAWSGPDRAWLTPQVVARYTEAVSVPFAGQAAAEYHRWLYRCPLTPSGVRYLHRVSEGITVPVLHVHGQRDPSSLPILSAESRRHTSGPLQTAEVPGVGHFVPEEAPSQMNSLLVDWLSAVHPGHGGTAARSATATAAGRPRPTGHRSPRPR, encoded by the coding sequence ATGGGCAGCGGTCCCCTCGTCCTCTTCGTGCACGGCTACCCGCAGTTCTGGTGGGCATGGCGATTCCAGCTTCCCGCCGTGGCCGCGGCGGGGTATCGCGCGGTCGCGCTAGACCTACGCGGCTTCGGGGCGAGCGACAAGCCACCCACCGGGTACGACGGCCCGACGGCGTGCGACGACCTCGCCGCCGTCGTGCGCAGTCTGGGCGCGGACCGAGCCGTCTTCGTCGGCCACGGACTGGGTGCCTGGTTCACGTGGGGCATGCCGGCGCTGCATCCCGACGTGACCGCCGCCATCGCGCCGGTGGACGTACCCCATCCGGCGGTCTTCCACCGCGCGATGTGGAGGCACCCCCTCCAGTGGCGCTCCAACGGCAACCTCAGGGCGATGCAGGCCCCCTTCGCGCCCGGCCGCCAGGCCACCACGGTGGGCCGCCGTCTCCACGCCTGGTCCGGACCGGACCGTGCATGGCTGACCCCGCAGGTGGTCGCGCGGTACACGGAGGCGGTGTCCGTGCCCTTCGCCGGTCAGGCCGCCGCGGAGTACCACCGGTGGCTCTATCGCTGCCCGCTCACCCCGTCGGGTGTGCGATACCTCCACCGGGTCTCCGAGGGGATCACGGTCCCCGTCCTCCACGTCCACGGGCAGCGGGACCCGTCCTCGCTGCCGATCCTGTCCGCGGAGAGCCGTCGCCACACGAGCGGGCCGCTGCAGACCGCCGAGGTGCCGGGCGTCGGTCACTTCGTGCCCGAGGAGGCGCCGTCGCAGATGAACTCGCTCCTCGTCGACTGGCTCAGCGCCGTCCACCCCGGCCATGGAGGTACTGCCGCACGAAGCGCCACGGCAACCGCCGCCGGACGGCCTCGTCCCACGGGACATCGATCCCCGCGGCCTCGATGA
- a CDS encoding CoA pyrophosphatase — MTGHTGAEPPEWLLECEVNLHADLPDWFTRFEPPDDPPRRSAVLMLFGPGDAGPRVVLTERSETLRSHASQVSFPGGKLDPGETAVQAALRETWEEVGVDPSEVEVIGSFPDLWLGPSSNAVTPVLGWVREPHPLRVIDRGEVARVEWVPVADLVEPANRFTVKGPSGYVGPGFDVADLFVWGFTAQLLAVLIEAAGIDVPWDEAVRRRLPWRFVRQYLHGRGGRR; from the coding sequence ATGACCGGCCACACCGGGGCGGAGCCGCCCGAGTGGCTGCTGGAGTGCGAGGTGAACCTCCACGCGGACCTGCCGGACTGGTTCACCCGTTTCGAGCCGCCCGACGACCCGCCGCGTCGCTCCGCGGTCCTGATGCTCTTCGGTCCCGGCGACGCCGGGCCCCGCGTGGTGCTCACGGAGCGGTCGGAGACCCTGCGCAGCCACGCCAGCCAGGTCTCCTTCCCGGGCGGCAAGCTCGATCCGGGTGAGACCGCGGTCCAGGCCGCGCTGCGGGAGACGTGGGAGGAGGTCGGGGTGGACCCCTCAGAGGTCGAGGTCATCGGTTCCTTCCCCGACCTGTGGCTCGGGCCGAGCAGCAACGCCGTGACCCCGGTGCTGGGCTGGGTGCGAGAGCCGCACCCCCTTCGCGTCATCGACAGGGGAGAGGTGGCCCGTGTCGAGTGGGTGCCGGTCGCGGACCTCGTCGAACCGGCCAACCGATTCACCGTCAAGGGCCCGTCCGGTTACGTCGGGCCGGGCTTCGACGTGGCGGACCTGTTCGTCTGGGGGTTCACCGCACAGCTGCTCGCGGTGCTCATCGAGGCCGCGGGGATCGATGTCCCGTGGGACGAGGCCGTCCGGCGGCGGTTGCCGTGGCGCTTCGTGCGGCAGTACCTCCATGGCCGGGGTGGACGGCGCTGA
- the nth gene encoding endonuclease III, translated as MYRTLHERYPYAHCELDFANPLQLLVATVLSAQTTDVTVNRVTPALFSRWPTAADLASADRTEMEEVLRPTGFYRAKTNSVITLGAALVERYDGQVPPRLADLVTLPGVGRKTANVVLGNAFGVPGITVDTHFGRLSRRMGWTDEEDPVKVEQAVGRLIPRKEWTMLSHVVIFHGRRTCHARRPACGACPVARWCPSYGVGETDPVAAAKLLKFELAPGTEAKGG; from the coding sequence ATGTACCGCACCCTGCACGAGCGGTACCCGTACGCGCACTGCGAGCTCGACTTCGCCAACCCCCTGCAGCTGCTCGTCGCGACCGTGCTCTCGGCGCAGACGACGGACGTCACGGTCAACCGGGTCACCCCTGCCCTGTTCTCCCGCTGGCCCACCGCGGCCGACCTGGCGTCGGCCGACCGGACCGAGATGGAGGAGGTCCTGCGGCCGACCGGCTTCTACCGGGCCAAGACCAACTCGGTGATCACGCTGGGTGCGGCCCTCGTGGAGCGGTACGACGGACAGGTCCCGCCGCGGTTGGCGGACCTGGTCACGCTTCCGGGCGTCGGTCGCAAGACCGCGAACGTCGTCCTCGGCAATGCCTTCGGCGTCCCGGGGATCACGGTCGACACCCACTTCGGTCGGTTGTCGCGGCGCATGGGCTGGACGGACGAGGAGGACCCCGTCAAGGTCGAGCAGGCCGTCGGCCGGCTCATCCCGCGCAAGGAGTGGACGATGCTCAGCCACGTGGTGATCTTCCACGGACGGCGGACCTGCCACGCCCGGCGACCGGCGTGCGGTGCCTGCCCCGTGGCCAGGTGGTGTCCCTCGTACGGCGTGGGTGAGACCGACCCCGTGGCGGCGGCCAAGCTCCTCAAGTTCGAGCTGGCGCCGGGCACGGAGGCGAAGGGGGGATGA
- a CDS encoding Crp/Fnr family transcriptional regulator, with protein MNLDVVRRAPLFATLDDADAAEVMATMTPVRMERGDVLFNEGDQGDRLYVITEGKIKLGRSSTDGRENLLAILGPSEMLGELSLFDPGPRTATATAVAETQLIGLGHEQLVTLLSSHPRIAGTLLGALARRLRRTNENLADLVFTDVPGRVAKALLELSQRFGRPVEEGVMVAHDLTQEELAQLVGASRETVNKALADFAGRGWLRLEARAVLLLDVERLTRRAR; from the coding sequence GTGAACCTCGATGTCGTACGCCGCGCCCCGCTCTTCGCGACTCTTGACGACGCCGACGCCGCCGAGGTGATGGCGACGATGACCCCCGTGCGCATGGAGCGCGGGGACGTCCTCTTCAACGAGGGCGACCAGGGTGATCGTCTGTATGTCATCACCGAGGGCAAGATCAAGCTCGGCCGCTCCTCCACGGACGGCCGGGAGAATCTGCTGGCGATCCTCGGCCCGTCCGAGATGTTGGGAGAGCTCAGCCTCTTCGACCCCGGTCCGCGCACGGCCACGGCGACCGCCGTGGCCGAGACGCAGCTGATCGGACTCGGGCACGAGCAGCTGGTCACCCTGCTCAGCAGCCATCCCCGTATCGCGGGCACGCTGCTGGGCGCCCTCGCCCGACGCCTGCGTCGGACCAACGAGAACCTCGCCGACCTGGTCTTCACCGACGTCCCCGGTCGCGTGGCCAAGGCCCTGCTCGAGCTGAGCCAGCGCTTCGGACGTCCGGTCGAGGAGGGCGTCATGGTCGCCCACGACCTCACCCAGGAAGAGCTCGCCCAGCTCGTCGGCGCCTCCCGCGAGACGGTCAACAAGGCCCTCGCCGACTTCGCCGGCCGTGGGTGGCTCCGCCTCGAGGCGCGCGCCGTCCTGCTCCTCGACGTCGAGCGCCTCACCCGCCGCGCCCGCTGA
- a CDS encoding MBL fold metallo-hydrolase yields the protein MSPARPPEPSAPVGEWHGGQITVHAHCLLQGNPGPMTLDGTNTWVLLPPGGSEAIVIDPGEDEAAHQQRVVDHVASLGARVGRIVLTHGHLDHSEGAPRLARLTGAPVQAVGQGHDDLSDGDVLRTAGLEVRVVTTPGHTADSISFALPADNALLTGDTVLGRGTTVVAHPDGELAAYLDSLERIKTLTGGGEVASILPGHGPTIPDAASMVDFYRLHRRERLDQVRAALADGARTADDVVATVYADVDHSVWPAAKMSVLAQMAYLGA from the coding sequence GTGAGCCCGGCACGTCCTCCCGAGCCCTCCGCCCCCGTCGGGGAGTGGCACGGCGGTCAGATCACGGTGCACGCGCACTGTCTCCTCCAGGGCAACCCCGGGCCCATGACGCTCGACGGGACCAACACCTGGGTCCTGCTCCCGCCCGGCGGGAGCGAGGCGATCGTCATCGACCCCGGTGAGGACGAGGCGGCGCACCAGCAGCGCGTGGTCGACCACGTCGCATCGCTCGGGGCGCGCGTCGGTCGCATTGTGCTCACGCACGGTCACCTCGACCACAGCGAGGGCGCGCCTCGTCTGGCGCGGCTCACCGGTGCTCCCGTCCAGGCCGTCGGGCAGGGGCACGACGACCTGTCCGACGGCGATGTGCTGCGGACCGCGGGCCTGGAGGTCCGCGTCGTGACCACCCCGGGGCACACCGCCGACTCGATCTCATTCGCCCTCCCGGCCGACAACGCGCTGCTGACCGGGGACACGGTCCTCGGACGGGGCACCACCGTCGTCGCCCATCCCGACGGGGAGCTGGCCGCCTACCTCGACTCACTCGAGCGCATCAAGACGCTCACCGGTGGGGGAGAGGTCGCCTCGATCCTTCCCGGTCACGGACCGACGATCCCCGACGCCGCCTCGATGGTCGACTTCTACCGGCTTCACCGGCGCGAGCGACTCGACCAGGTCCGCGCGGCACTCGCCGACGGTGCGCGGACGGCCGACGATGTCGTGGCGACGGTGTACGCGGACGTCGACCACTCGGTGTGGCCGGCCGCGAAGATGTCGGTCCTGGCCCAGATGGCCTACCTCGGGGCCTGA
- a CDS encoding NUDIX hydrolase, producing MVERDFLLDVDARRTLGVAEGNGTPAEPVTPRLASTVMLLRDDEGPLEVFMLRRVAQMEFAASMHVFPGGAADRRDAEDELPWAGPAVEEWAELLGTDEAAARMLVAAAVREVFEETGVLLASPAGAEGEPPQLDLDAARELRRALVAREVGFGQVLLDRRLVLRSDLLRYRAHWITPVVEPRRYDTRFFVAAVPTGQDPDGDTSEADRSGWTRPQALLDAFADGDVMLMPPTIVSLEQLAPVSTVRAAMEQDLPIAPVMPEFVISDAGPAMRASLP from the coding sequence ATGGTCGAGCGGGACTTCCTGCTCGACGTCGACGCCCGGCGAACGCTCGGGGTGGCGGAGGGCAACGGCACTCCCGCCGAACCGGTCACCCCGCGGCTGGCGTCGACCGTGATGCTGCTGCGTGATGACGAGGGCCCGCTCGAGGTCTTCATGCTCCGTCGCGTGGCCCAGATGGAGTTCGCTGCGTCGATGCACGTCTTCCCCGGGGGTGCGGCCGACCGGCGCGATGCCGAGGACGAGCTGCCGTGGGCCGGGCCGGCTGTCGAGGAGTGGGCGGAGCTGCTCGGCACCGACGAGGCCGCGGCACGGATGCTCGTCGCCGCTGCGGTGCGCGAGGTCTTCGAGGAGACCGGTGTCCTGCTGGCCTCGCCGGCCGGCGCGGAGGGTGAGCCGCCGCAGCTCGACCTCGATGCCGCACGGGAGCTGCGTCGGGCCCTCGTGGCCCGCGAGGTCGGTTTCGGTCAGGTCCTGCTGGATCGTCGGCTCGTCCTGCGCAGCGACCTGCTGCGGTACCGGGCGCACTGGATCACGCCCGTCGTCGAGCCGCGACGCTACGACACGAGGTTCTTCGTCGCCGCCGTCCCCACGGGCCAGGACCCCGACGGCGACACCAGCGAGGCGGACCGGTCCGGCTGGACCCGGCCGCAGGCGCTGCTCGACGCGTTCGCCGACGGCGACGTCATGCTGATGCCCCCGACGATCGTCAGCCTGGAGCAGCTGGCCCCCGTGAGCACCGTGCGGGCGGCCATGGAGCAGGACCTTCCCATCGCGCCGGTGATGCCGGAGTTCGTCATCTCCGACGCCGGGCCGGCCATGCGCGCGAGCCTGCCGTGA
- a CDS encoding RidA family protein translates to MGRIDDRLAELSIALAEPAAPAGAYVPALVDGNHVLTSGQLPMVDGQLLEAGHVGAEVDPDRAKELARTCAINALAAVKSAIGDLDRVEQVTKVVGFVSSAPDFTGQPGVINGASELLGEVFGEGGMHARSAVGVAALPLGSPVEVEVTVRLRD, encoded by the coding sequence ATGGGACGCATCGACGATCGCCTGGCCGAGCTGTCCATCGCGCTCGCGGAACCGGCCGCACCGGCAGGCGCCTACGTCCCGGCCCTCGTGGACGGCAACCACGTCCTCACGTCCGGACAGCTGCCGATGGTCGACGGGCAGCTGCTCGAGGCCGGGCACGTCGGCGCCGAGGTCGACCCGGACCGGGCCAAGGAGCTCGCGAGGACGTGCGCGATCAACGCGCTCGCCGCCGTGAAGTCCGCCATCGGGGACCTCGACCGCGTCGAGCAGGTCACCAAGGTCGTCGGTTTCGTCTCCAGCGCACCCGACTTCACCGGGCAGCCCGGCGTCATCAACGGCGCCAGCGAGCTGTTGGGCGAGGTCTTCGGCGAAGGAGGCATGCACGCCCGGTCCGCCGTGGGCGTCGCGGCGCTCCCACTCGGCTCGCCGGTCGAGGTCGAGGTGACCGTGAGGTTGCGCGACTGA
- a CDS encoding DUF4177 domain-containing protein: protein MTQWEYATVPLIVHATKQILDQWGEDGWELVQVVPGPDGTNLVAYLKRPKGA from the coding sequence ATGACCCAGTGGGAGTACGCAACAGTGCCGCTCATCGTCCATGCCACCAAGCAGATCCTCGACCAGTGGGGCGAGGACGGGTGGGAGCTCGTCCAGGTCGTCCCCGGCCCGGACGGGACCAACCTGGTGGCCTACCTCAAGCGACCCAAGGGCGCCTGA
- a CDS encoding ArsA-related P-loop ATPase: MRLHVVTGKGGTGKTTVAAAMALALTARGQRVLLAEVEGRQGISQVLDVAPLGSSERHLVSDPSGGELFGLSVDAKSALLEYLQKFYKLGRAGSVLEKVGAVDFATTIAPGVRDVLLIGKVYEAVGRQTKGARKRPVYDAVVLDAPPTGRIGRFLAVNQEVSEVARMGPIHNQAESITRVLQSPATSVHVVTLLEEMPVQETSDAIAELGGLSLRVGSVIANGVRQRLVADEHAATVADQSPEVRDVVSEALGVVDIKAGPAMVSGLLREGADHVMRARLQLEQQQVLARLPVPVRTLPHLADGVESGDLRVLAGTLAEQGGV; encoded by the coding sequence GTGAGGCTGCACGTCGTGACCGGCAAGGGCGGGACGGGCAAGACGACCGTCGCCGCCGCGATGGCCCTGGCCCTGACGGCTCGCGGTCAACGCGTCCTGCTCGCCGAGGTGGAGGGGCGCCAGGGGATCTCGCAGGTGCTCGACGTGGCTCCGCTCGGGTCGAGCGAGCGCCACCTCGTCAGCGACCCGTCCGGCGGAGAGCTCTTCGGCCTGTCCGTGGACGCCAAGAGCGCGCTGCTGGAGTACCTGCAGAAGTTCTACAAGCTCGGGCGGGCGGGTTCCGTGCTGGAGAAGGTCGGGGCGGTGGACTTCGCCACGACGATCGCCCCGGGGGTCCGGGACGTGCTGCTCATCGGCAAGGTCTACGAGGCCGTCGGGCGGCAGACGAAGGGGGCCCGCAAGCGCCCCGTGTACGACGCGGTCGTCCTCGACGCTCCGCCCACGGGACGGATCGGCCGGTTCCTCGCGGTCAACCAGGAGGTCTCCGAGGTCGCCCGGATGGGGCCCATCCACAACCAGGCCGAGTCGATCACCCGCGTCCTGCAGAGCCCGGCCACGTCGGTGCACGTGGTGACCCTCCTGGAGGAGATGCCGGTCCAGGAGACGAGTGACGCCATCGCCGAGCTCGGTGGCCTCTCCCTGCGGGTGGGGTCGGTCATCGCCAACGGCGTCCGCCAGCGGCTCGTCGCGGACGAGCACGCCGCCACGGTCGCGGACCAGTCGCCGGAGGTGAGGGACGTGGTGAGCGAGGCCCTCGGCGTCGTCGACATCAAGGCCGGACCGGCGATGGTCTCCGGACTGCTCCGCGAGGGCGCCGACCACGTGATGCGGGCCCGGCTGCAGCTCGAGCAACAACAGGTGCTGGCCCGGCTCCCCGTCCCCGTCCGCACGCTGCCGCACCTGGCCGACGGCGTGGAGTCGGGGGACCTGCGGGTGCTCGCCGGAACCCTCGCCGAGCAGGGAGGCGTGTGA
- a CDS encoding ArsA-related P-loop ATPase, producing the protein MATRTETGLDLDAVIADPARRIIVCCGSGGVGKTTTAAALAVRAAEQGRRVVVLTIDPARRLAQSLGLDELDNTPRPVTGLDTSEGGSLDAMMLDMKRTFDEVVEAHASPDKAAQILANPFYVAVSSSFAGTQEYMAMEKLGQLRAQISDGSRDWDLIIVDTPPSRSALDFLDAPKRLGSFLDGRFIRLLMAPAKVGGRASLRVFGAGVSLAGGIMTKLLGGELLRDMQTFVAAMDTMFGGFRQRADQTYALLADPETSFLVVASPERDAMREAGFFIERLASEQMPLAGLLVNRVRVTAAKQLSAGRAEDAADRLEAMGSHPLAVSLLRVHAQAAEDAARHRAIITRFRTSHPGVPVGTVPAHPVDIHDLTGLRDIGKALAGRP; encoded by the coding sequence ATGGCCACCCGGACAGAGACGGGCCTGGACCTCGATGCCGTCATCGCCGACCCCGCACGACGGATCATCGTGTGCTGTGGCTCCGGTGGCGTCGGCAAGACGACGACCGCTGCCGCGTTGGCCGTGCGAGCCGCCGAGCAGGGACGTCGCGTGGTCGTCCTCACGATCGACCCCGCACGACGGCTGGCCCAGTCCCTCGGGCTGGACGAGCTGGACAACACCCCGCGTCCGGTGACGGGCCTGGACACCTCGGAGGGCGGTTCGCTGGACGCGATGATGCTCGACATGAAGCGGACCTTCGACGAGGTCGTCGAGGCCCACGCCTCCCCCGACAAGGCCGCCCAGATCCTGGCCAACCCCTTCTACGTCGCGGTCTCCAGCTCCTTCGCCGGGACGCAGGAGTACATGGCGATGGAGAAGCTCGGGCAGCTGCGCGCCCAGATCAGCGACGGGTCGCGCGACTGGGACCTGATCATTGTCGACACCCCGCCCTCACGCTCCGCCCTGGACTTCCTCGACGCCCCCAAACGACTGGGGTCCTTCCTCGACGGGCGCTTCATCCGACTGCTCATGGCGCCGGCGAAGGTCGGGGGCCGCGCCTCCCTTCGCGTCTTCGGTGCCGGGGTCTCGCTGGCCGGCGGGATCATGACGAAGCTGCTCGGCGGGGAGCTGCTGCGCGACATGCAGACCTTCGTCGCCGCCATGGACACCATGTTCGGCGGCTTCCGCCAGCGGGCGGACCAGACGTATGCACTCCTGGCCGACCCGGAGACCTCCTTCCTCGTCGTGGCCTCACCGGAGCGCGACGCGATGCGGGAGGCGGGATTCTTCATCGAGCGCCTCGCCAGCGAGCAGATGCCTCTGGCCGGGCTCCTCGTCAACCGGGTGCGCGTGACCGCTGCCAAGCAGCTGAGCGCGGGGCGCGCCGAGGACGCCGCGGACCGGCTCGAGGCCATGGGGAGCCACCCCCTCGCGGTCTCGCTGCTGCGAGTGCACGCCCAGGCCGCCGAGGACGCGGCCCGCCACCGGGCGATCATCACGCGCTTTCGCACCTCGCACCCGGGAGTCCCGGTCGGCACGGTCCCGGCGCACCCGGTCGACATCCACGACCTCACGGGGCTGCGCGACATCGGGAAGGCGCTCGCCGGGCGTCCGTGA